The Lichenihabitans psoromatis genomic interval GGCAGCAGCAAATTGCTGGCGTCGAGTTCAGGCTGTCCGAACGCGCCCGTGATCGCCCCGCGGACCGGATCCCACGCCTGCTCCATGATGGCGGCATGCAATCGCTTGGATTCGGACGACCAATGCGCCGCTTCCTTGTGCAAGCCGAGCTTGTCCGCGATTCGTCCGAGCCGGTCGCAAGCCGCCCAGCACAGTGCCGCCGAATAGGTATGGACCCGTTTGAACCCGCGATATTCCCAGATGCCGGCATCCGGCTCGAGCGCGAATTTGGCGGCCTGATGACCGAGCCGTTCGAGCCTTCGGAACAGAGCCTCGTCGCCGAGCTTCGGGAGGCGCTCATCCACGAACATCTGCGTGGCACCGAGCACGACGCTCCCATACACATCGTGCTGAACTTGCGTCACAGCCTCGTTGCCGACCCGAACCGGCTTATTGTTCATAAAGCCGTCGAGGTTCGGCGCAATCCACTCGTCGAGCGGCGTGCCAGGGATGATGCTGTGTACCGGCTGCAGGTGCTTATCACCGCTGATCGCCAGATCCGTGATGTAGTTGATGTAGGATTCCATCGTTTCGGTCGCGCTCAGACGGTTGAGCGCATGGACCACGAAAAAGGCATCGCGGAGCCAGCAATAGCGATAATCCCAATTGCGGGTCGACCCATCCGCCTCCGGGATCGACGTCGTATGGGCCGCGATAATGGCGCCGGTTTCCTCGAAACTGCAGAGCTTGAGCGTGATGGCGGCGCGCGTCACAGCCGTCTGCCATTCATATGGCAAGGCGAGATGCCGAACGAAATTCAACCAATGAGCATGGGTGCGGTCGAGGAAGTCGCGGCACGTCGCTTCGAGTCCGGAGAGGAAAGGCTCGTCTGGCCCGAACACCATGGTGACTGGCCGATTCAGCGCGAAGCTGACCTCCCGCTCGATATAGGACAACGGCGCATCGGTTGTCAGGCGGACGACATTGTCGCCGCCAAGGTAGCGGATGTGGTTCGATCCATGCGCGATTTCCGTGACCTTGCGACCGTAATCGTAAGTCGGACGGACCCGGATCGTGATGCGCGGGAGCC includes:
- a CDS encoding glycoside hydrolase family 15 protein, whose product is MSTAKARNLDFALIGNCRVAALVDTNARIVWWCTPRFDSDPVFSRLLAGDEEKGFCDVVLADQVKNESAYVRNTAIVETILTDSQGGVVKVTDFVPRFERFERTFRPSQIVRRIEPMAGLPRITIRVRPTYDYGRKVTEIAHGSNHIRYLGGDNVVRLTTDAPLSYIEREVSFALNRPVTMVFGPDEPFLSGLEATCRDFLDRTHAHWLNFVRHLALPYEWQTAVTRAAITLKLCSFEETGAIIAAHTTSIPEADGSTRNWDYRYCWLRDAFFVVHALNRLSATETMESYINYITDLAISGDKHLQPVHSIIPGTPLDEWIAPNLDGFMNNKPVRVGNEAVTQVQHDVYGSVVLGATQMFVDERLPKLGDEALFRRLERLGHQAAKFALEPDAGIWEYRGFKRVHTYSAALCWAACDRLGRIADKLGLHKEAAHWSSESKRLHAAIMEQAWDPVRGAITGAFGQPELDASNLLLPELGFIAATDERFVKTLELTGKELMRDGKIMRYTSADDFGLPETAFLVCNFWYVDALAQVGRRDEARERFNDILLHRNHFGILSEDLNAATGELWGNFPQTYSMAGIINSAMRLSQSWEDAWCHDL